The Zingiber officinale cultivar Zhangliang chromosome 9A, Zo_v1.1, whole genome shotgun sequence genome window below encodes:
- the LOC122018582 gene encoding uncharacterized protein LOC122018582 isoform X2 translates to MTYQARNADTGLILGAKLGDGRANGDYVRLGGGEPVGFVAELPDSGPRIWNSLGRWVKVALCICLFAATVPLVVFAGPWILKKVVIPVLDWEMASFSRLTLALLLFATIALFPTLLLPSSPSMWLAGTTFGYGYGFLLIMSGMIIGMSLPFIIGSLFHHQIHKWLEKWPKKASFVRLAGEGDWFHQFQSVILIRVSPFPYIIFNYAAVATNVRYGPYISGSMVGTMHEIFIAIYRLSTI, encoded by the exons ATGACGTACCAGGCTCGCAATGCCGATACCGGCCTGATCCTCGGCGCGAAGCTGGGGGATGGCCGGGCGAATGGCGATTATGTGAGGCTGGGTGGTGGAGAGCCCGTCGGGTTTGTGGCGGAGCTTCCCGATTCCGGTCCTAGGATATGGAATTCGCTCGGGCGGTGGGTGAAGGTGGCTCTCTGCATTTGCTTGTTTGCTGCGACTGTGCCGCTCGTCGTCTTCGCCGGCCCTTGGATTCTCAAAAAG GTGGTTATTCCTGTTTTGGACTGGGAAATGGCATCCTTTAGCAGACTAACACTTGCTCTATTACTTTTTGCTACAATCGCATTGTTTCCAACTCTTCTGTTGCCCTCATCACCCTCTATGTGGTTAGCAGGGACGACATTCGGTTATGGTTATGGTTTTCTGCTGATTATGTCTGGGATGATAATAGGCATGTCATTGCCTTTTATTATTGGTTCATTATTCCATCACCAAATACAC AAATGGTTAGAGAAATGGCCCAAGAAAGCATCTTTTGTAAGATTAGCTGGTGAAGGAGATTGGTTTCACCAGTTCCAATCTGTCATCTTGATCAGGGTCTCTCCATTTCCATATATAATTTTCAATTACGCTGCAGTTGCTACCAATGTTAGATATGGTCCATATATCTCAGGTTCAATGGTAGGAACCATGCATGAGATCTTTATTGCAATTTACAG ATTATCTACAATATAG
- the LOC122020769 gene encoding cell division control protein 2 homolog A-like yields MDQYEKVEKIGEGTYGVVYRARDRLTNETIALKKIRLKNEEKGVSSTAIREISLLKEMQHSNVVRLQDVVHTEKRVYLVFEYLDLDLKKFMDSCPEFAKDPRLVKTYLYQILRGISYCHSHRVLHRDLKPQNLLIDRRTNVLKLADFGLARAFGIPVRTLTHEVVTLWYRAPEILLGSRHYSTPVDVWSVGCIFAEMVNQRPLFPGDSEIDELFKIFSILGTPNEGTWPGVTSLPDFKSAFPKWQPQDLATVVPNLEAPGIDLLSRMLSLDPSKRITARHALKHEYFKDLTLTT; encoded by the exons ATGGACCAG TATGAGAAGGTGGAGAAGATTGGGGAGGGGACCTATGGGGTGGTGTACAGGGCTCGGGATCGTCTCACTAACGAGACGATTGCTCTGAAGAAGATTCGGCTGAAGAATGAAGAAAAGGGGGTTTCAAGTACTGCAATCAGAGAGATCTCTCTCCTGAAGGAAATGCAGCATAGCAATGTTGTCAG GTTGCAGGATGTAGTCCACACTGAGAAAAGAGTTTATTTAGTATTTGAGTATCTTGACTTAGACTTGAAGAAATTCATGGACTCTTGCCCAGAATTTGCTAAAGATCCACGACTAGTCAAA ACTTACTTGTATCAGATACTTCGTGGCATTTCCTATTGTCATTCCCATAGGGTGCTTCATCGAGATCTAAAACCGCAAAATCTCTTGATTGATCGAAGAACAAATGTATTGAAGCTTGCAGACTTTGGGCTGGCTAGAGCTTTTGGCATTCCTGTTCGGACGCTCACACATGAG GTTGTGACGCTCTGGTATAGAGCTCCGGAAATCCTCCTTGGATCCAGACACTATTCTACGCCTGTTGATGTGTGGTCAGTGGGGTGTATTTTTGCTGAAATGGTGAATCAACGACCATTATTTCCTGGAGATTCTGAGATTGATGAATTGTTTAAGATATTCAG CATATTGGGTACCCCAAATGAAGGGACATGGCCAGGAGTTACTTCACTACCCGATTTCAAGTCTGCTTTCCCCAAGTGGCAGCCTCAG GATCTGGCAACAGTAGTTCCGAATCTTGAAGCTCCAGGGATTGATCTTCTCTCA AGAATGCTTAGCTTAGACCCAAGTAAGAGAATCACAGCTCGACACGCTCTGAAGCACGAGTACTTCAAGGATCTCACTCTCACTACATGA
- the LOC122018582 gene encoding uncharacterized membrane protein At4g09580-like isoform X1, whose product MTYQARNADTGLILGAKLGDGRANGDYVRLGGGEPVGFVAELPDSGPRIWNSLGRWVKVALCICLFAATVPLVVFAGPWILKKVVIPVLDWEMASFSRLTLALLLFATIALFPTLLLPSSPSMWLAGTTFGYGYGFLLIMSGMIIGMSLPFIIGSLFHHQIHKWLEKWPKKASFVRLAGEGDWFHQFQSVILIRVSPFPYIIFNYAAVATNVRYGPYISGSMVGTMHEIFIAIYSGRLFQSLADATDDGGFFSLEQIIYNIVGFSITAGATAAITIYAKRTLQTLRVEDELS is encoded by the exons ATGACGTACCAGGCTCGCAATGCCGATACCGGCCTGATCCTCGGCGCGAAGCTGGGGGATGGCCGGGCGAATGGCGATTATGTGAGGCTGGGTGGTGGAGAGCCCGTCGGGTTTGTGGCGGAGCTTCCCGATTCCGGTCCTAGGATATGGAATTCGCTCGGGCGGTGGGTGAAGGTGGCTCTCTGCATTTGCTTGTTTGCTGCGACTGTGCCGCTCGTCGTCTTCGCCGGCCCTTGGATTCTCAAAAAG GTGGTTATTCCTGTTTTGGACTGGGAAATGGCATCCTTTAGCAGACTAACACTTGCTCTATTACTTTTTGCTACAATCGCATTGTTTCCAACTCTTCTGTTGCCCTCATCACCCTCTATGTGGTTAGCAGGGACGACATTCGGTTATGGTTATGGTTTTCTGCTGATTATGTCTGGGATGATAATAGGCATGTCATTGCCTTTTATTATTGGTTCATTATTCCATCACCAAATACAC AAATGGTTAGAGAAATGGCCCAAGAAAGCATCTTTTGTAAGATTAGCTGGTGAAGGAGATTGGTTTCACCAGTTCCAATCTGTCATCTTGATCAGGGTCTCTCCATTTCCATATATAATTTTCAATTACGCTGCAGTTGCTACCAATGTTAGATATGGTCCATATATCTCAGGTTCAATGGTAGGAACCATGCATGAGATCTTTATTGCAATTTACAG TGGGAGGCTATTTCAAAGCTTAGCAGATGCAACTGATGATGGCGGTTTCTTTTCTTTGGAACAGATTATCTACAATATAGTTGGCTTTTCCATTACTGCCGGTGCCACTGCAGCTATTACCATCTACGCTAAGCGAACTCTTCAAACTCTTCGAGTGGAGGATGAGCTTAGCTAG